One Chloroflexota bacterium genomic window, ATCTTCAGGAAAACGCATCGCTTGATGCGCGCGCAAGGCTTCGATAATCAGCGGATGAGTCTGGGTCGGCAGATTTTCGTGGCGCGCCCCTTGCGCGGTCGCCAGGCATTTTAGTTCGAGCCGCGATTGGTCTTCGTTCCACAAACCGAGCGCCGCCAGATCGGACGACAACAATTTACGCGCCAGACTCACGGTCGCGCCAAGCACATCCTCCACGTTTTCCAAATCGGCAACGCGACGACTGATGCTGACCAAACCTTCCGTCCAGTTCTCGGCGATTTCACGTTCCGCGCGTTGCGCGGACAGAGCCGTCGTTTGATCGCGTTCGTGTTCGAGTTGCAGCGCGTGTAACTGCTGTTCCCGTTCGACCTCGAACACATCGAGCGCGCGCACGACGAAAAACGCGACAGCAATCGCCGATAGCGCGCGCCACATTTGAACGGGCAACCCCGTCAATTGCCGGACACTTTCATAATTGACCCAGGGGGCGAGTCCGTACGGCGCCGTCGGCACGACCAAGCCGGCGGCGATGCCGTTGAACAGAAACGCGACTGCCGCGCCAAACATCAAACGCCGCGCTTGGACAATTCCGCCGCGCGACAATCCGCGCCATTGGCGGACGAATCCAAACACCGCCAAGAGACAGCCGGGAAAATAAAGCAAGTACCGCGACCAGACATCCGTCGCGATTTTGAGCATGCCGCCGCTCGCCGCCACCGTCAACGCGTACGCGACCAAAAACGCGAGCGGCACCAGAAGCGCCACCGGCACAAACGCGAGCCATTCCGGCAATGGACCGGCTTCGCTTACCAGTCCAACTCCAAACCGGATCAAGCAGAGCGCCGAAAGGGGCAACAAGATCATTCGCGCGCCAGTTAAGAATCCATGCGGCGCACCGTCAAGATAGACCATCATGAACATGTCGCACCACTCGACCGCGCTGTGGACTAGCCCAAACGCTGCGAGCCAGGGCAAATGACGACTGAGCACGAGTTCGCTACTGCGCCGCGCTTCGAGTGCGACGGCGAGACCCATCGCAAAAAATGCCGCACCGTAAAAGAAATAAACCGCGAGCATTACAACGACCTCGCCGGCAAATAACCCGGTCCATACTCCAAATCCAACCAGGTATCGCTGAGATGAATCAATGCGTCGAAAAACGGACTGGGCGCGCGATCCGACACGCGCCGACAAAATTCCGGAAACCAGCGTCCCAGGTGATCGTCGAGAAAGGTGCGTTCCTGCAATCGCAATTGCCGCGCCGATTCCGACGCGTTGACTTGCCACACGTCGGATTCGCGCGCGCACAAAAACGCCATGAATTCCAGTTCGACGGGGAGCAGGTCTTCTTGATTTTCACGCGGCGCTACGCCAAATTGTCCATAGTGTTGGCGAAGCGAACTCGCAAGTTCGTTCGCCGTTTCCAGGAGCGCCGATGCTTCGCGCCACCGGTACGCCGATTCCCGCATGGGGACGCGATCAATGCTTTTGCCAAACAACCGTTGATAATCGTTCTCCAGATCGGTCAAGGTGAGCGTGGTGCATTCGCGCAACTTGGTCAAACTCGCCAGAAATTTTTTGCGATCCTCACCGAACCAGACGGTCGCGAGCAAAATTTCTTCGACCAACCGACCGGAATTCACCGCCGACACGAGTTCAGGATCGGGCGCATAGAAACTCAGGGCGAGCCAGCGATAGACCTGACTGCGTCCGCGCGCAACCTGATGCAGAATCGCACAGGCGCGCAATGTTGGATCGGTTTCGATGGTGTTCGCGGTTGGAGTAATCATGTCAAGTAATAGACCGATGGTTCGGTTCCTTTTTCGACGAGTAACTGAAAGTGCAAACGCGCGGCAAGCAATTGCGCGACCTCGCTTGTCGGATCGTTGAGATCGCCAAACTTGCGCGCTTGTACCGGGCACACATCCACGCACGCCGGATTTTCGCTGCGCGCAAGCCGATGCGCGCAGAACGTACATTTTTCGACAGTGTGCGCGCGATGCACGAGCGGATTGTCGCCGGTCGGAAACGGCAGGGCGTAACGCGGTTGTTCATCGGCGAACACGCGCACGCTCGTGAACGGACACACCATCATGCACGAGCGACAGCCGATGCACAGCCCAGGGTCTTGCACGACCACGCCATCTTGCTCACGACGACTCGTCGCCGTGGAAGGACACACGTCCACGCACGGACCTTGCGCGCAATGTTGGCACGCGAGCGGCAGATATTCGAGACGCAAATCCGGATAATTGCCGGCGGGCAGATCGTCGCCGTTCCCGCCAATGGTGACGACGCGCGTCCACCACACACCTTCGGGCAAATTATTTTCCTGCTTGCACGCGACCGAACACGTGTTACAACCCGTGCACAGTCGAAGGTCAATCAGCATCACGTATCTAATCATTCGCGTTCACCTCTGCGCGCACGACCTCGACCAATACATCGGACAACGACGTGCTCACCCCGAACGCGTTCGTCGCATTGCCGCCGCTGTACGTCAGCGATTGCGGGTGTCCCGCCTTGAAATCCTTGGACTGCCAACCCTGGGTCAGATAGACCGTGCCCGGCGGAACAGTTTGATTGAGCCGCGCGCGCAGAACGACGAACCCGCGTTCGTTGAACAAGCGCACCCAATCACCATCCTGGATTTGCCGCGCGGCGGCGACCGAGGGATGCATCGCCGCGCGGGGTTCGCGATCGAGTTCGCGCAACCACGGCGCGTCGCTAAAGGTCGAGTGAACGCGATAGCGGCTGTGTTCGGTGATGCAAACCAACGGATAGCGGAGAATTTGTTCGCCTTCGGGATCAGCTTCGCCGGGCGGCTCGTAATTCGGCAACGCCGTGTTGAATGGCAACAAGCGTTCGACGTAGAACTCGACGCGCCCGGTCGGCGTGTTGAATTTCCAGTCGCGATGCGCGACCTGGGGTTCCGCCGGCACATTCCGACGCAATACGCCGCGCGCACACAACTCATCGAACGAAAGTGTGTTCGTCGTTTCATCGGACGCGGCGAGAATTTCTGCGAGGTATTCACGCGGCGCGCGCGTAAAATAATCGCCGCAACCCAGTTTTTGCGCGACCAGCGCGGCGATGTCAAAATCGGAACGACACTCGCCGGGCGGCGGCACAATGGCGGGTTGATATTGAATGTACGGCGTCGGTCCCTTGACCATATCCTCGCGTTCGAAAAACATCGCCGCCGGTAACACATAGTCCGACCAACGCGCGGTCTCGGTCATAAAATGATCGGCGGTCACGATCAAATCCAAGCGCGGCAAAACTTCATTGAGCAAGTGCGCGTGATTGGGCCATTGATTGAGCCAGTTGCCGAACGCAACCCAGACCGCTTTGATCGGATAGGGTCGCCCGCTTATGATTTGTTCGGAGAGCATCACTGGATTGATCGGATGATGTGTTTTGCCGTCGGGAGAGTTGAAATTGTGATTGAACATCACGCCGTCCGTAAATCCATCCACGCCCGCACCGCCGCCGGGAATTCCCAGGTTGCCGGTCAACGCGGCGAGCGTCGCCATCAAGCGACCGAACGTCGCGCCGTGATGCCAGCGGTCAATCCCGTACAGCGTAAAAATGCGCGCCGGTCGCGTCGTCGCAAAATCGCGCGCAAGTGCGAAAATGTGATCGGGCGCGATGCCGGTTTTCTCGGCGACAAATGCCGGCGTGTACGGCTGGAGCATTTCGCGTAATCGGTCGAACGCTGTGCGGCACGCGATGCCGGCGATGTCGTACCGACCAGCCAGCGCGGGCGCGCTGGCTTGGTGAGGCGCAACGACGCGACCTTGTTGCGCATCCCACACGAGATAGGATTCGTCGTCGGATTGCAAATCGGACGCGCGCAGAAAACGCCCATTGTCCTCGCGCACAAGCAGAGGCGCGACGGTGTGTCGCAAAACAAAATCTTGGTTCATCCAATTTTGTTCGATGATGAGTCGCGCCAATGCGAGCGCGAGATACAAATCAGTGCCCGGTCTGATCGGTAGCCACGCGTCCGATTTGCTCGCGGTGATACTGAAGCGGGGATCAATCGTCACAAGACGCGCGCCCGCGCGTTTGGCATCGAGGAAAGAATTCCACCAGTTCATCCGGCTCTGGGCTGGGTCGCCGCCCCAAATCAAAATCAATTTCGAATTCGGGAGGTCGGTGAAATCATTCGCCGTGTAACCCGCGCCGCTACCCAGCGCGTCTTCGATGCCGCTGGGCACCGCGCTATCCACGCCGTACATCGCCGGACTGACCGCTGACGCGCCGAGCGCGCTCGCCAAGCGTGAGTAAACACCGTTCATGCTGTTCAGTGTGCCTAGTTGACCGGAGTATGGAAAGAACATCAAACTCGAATCGCCGTACTGGGTTGCAATCGTGCGCATCTGCGTGGTAATTTCATCTATCGCTTGATCCCAGGAGAGGCGTTGCCATTTGCCGCTGCCGCGCGCGCCGGCGCGTTTAAGCGGATGCAACAAGCGCTGCGGATGCGCGAGCATTTGCGTGTAACTGATGCCCTTGAGACAAATACGGCGATAGCGTTCGTCCGGAAAATCGGCGGGTTCGATTTTGACCACGTGGTTATCGCGCACGGTCACGTTCAATCCGCAAAAATGCGAGCCGCAGTTGAGATTGCACGCGGTTCGCGTCGTGCGCGTCGGCGCGATGGTAGACACGGTTTTCGATGTGAGGGTTAGCCCGCGCAAAAATGTTTGCTTTTCAGCCGCGTCCGGTTGATCGGCAGAATCCTGGGACGCCATCGTTGGAATCGTCGGCGCGAGTTGTTCGACGATTTGATCGCTGAGTTGCGCGAGACTGAGTTCCGCGCCATCGCGCGTGTACGCCGATTCGCCCAGCGGCGCGCCGTCCTGCGCGATCTGCGCGATCTTGTTCGCGATGCCGTTCGCCAACAGGGCGCGTTTGAGCACCTCCGCCACGGCGGGCGCTAGCTCCGTGGTCAAATCTTCAATGTTCACCACGCCGTTCGCGCCGGTGCGAATGGCGGCATCGCGATAATCGCGCGTGTCAAAAGGTAACAAGACAATCAACGGCACGGATGGCGCGCTCGATTTCAATTGTCGGAGCAAATCCAACCCAGGTTCGCCAAACGCGAACGGTTCCGCCACCACCACATCGGGTTTCATCTGCGCCTGCAGCATGAGGTCTTGGCGATTTTGGGCGACCAGGATTTCGGCATTCGCGGCAAGCGTTTGCGAAATGGTTTCGCGCAACCAAACGTGGGGAACGCCGAGCAAAATTCGAATAGGTGTTTTTGAATTCATGATGACTCCCAAACATACCAAACGCGCACGCTCATTCTAAAACAACGAGCGACTCCTGTCAGTCAGGAGTCGCCCGATAGAATTTGTGGTAGTTTGTACGGACAGCGCTCAGTCGAGCAATTTGTGGTGCAACGCATACTCGACCAATTCGGAACGATGCGCCAAGCCCAATTTTTGCATGATGCGTTCGCGATATGTCTCGACGGTCCGCGGCGACAGCGCGAGTTGATCGCCGATTTCGCGGCTCGTGTACCCCTTTGCCGTCAACACAAGAACTTGGCGTTCGCGTTCTGAAAGTGGATCGCGATCGGGCTTGGGCGATTGATGGTCGCGCACCATCGCGGCAACACCTTCGGGTTGTAGAAACGATTCGCCGCGTGCGACCGCGCGAATCGCCGCGACGACATCGCGGTCAGCCGCCGATTTGCGAACATACCCGGCGCCGCCGGCTTGTAGAAATGGCACGAGGTACGCATCCTCGTCGTGCATCGTCAGCGCGAGCACGTGCGCATTGGGTAAAGTTGCGTGAATGCGTCGCGTCGCTTCGACGCCGTCGAAATCCGGCAGAGTAATATCCATCACGACCACATCCGGTTGCAGATCGAGTGTTTGTCGAACGGCGCGCGCGCCATCTGCCGCTTCACCTACAACTACCATGTCGGATTGTTTTTCGAGCAACAGCCGCACACCGGTGCGCACGACCGCGTGATCATCCACAAGCAAAACGCGAATCGGCGCGGTCATTTCGATTCTCCCAACGGCAACTCGATCAAGATGCGGGTCCCGGCATCGGGTGCGGAATCTACTTGCAAGCGTCCGCCCACAAGCGCCACGCGTTCGCGCATGCCTTCCAAGCCCATACCGTTTCGATGGTCAATTCCAGGATTCATCCCTTTGCCATCGTCTTCAATCGTGAGCCAAACGGCGCGCGCGCCTTGTTCCAAGGTGACACTCGCATGATGCGCCTGCGCGTGGCGCACGATATTCGTCAGTCCTTCCTGCACCGCGCGATACAAAATAATTTCGTGGTCGGTTGGCAAGCGGTCTATGGTAGGGCTAGGAGTGAAAACGATCTCGATGCCGCTTCGTTTGCACCATTCTTGAACGTACCCGCGAATCGCCGGCACCAAGCCCAGGTCGTCGAGCGCGGTTGGACGCAAATCCATGGCAAGTCGCCGTACCTCTTCGAGCGTTTCGCCGGTGAGATAGCGCAGACCATTGATTCGATCGTGAATCAATTCGAGGTCGGTTTCGGTTTGCAATGCTTTCAAGCGCAGCAAGATCGAGGTGAGCGATTGCCCGGTCTCATCATGCAATTCGCGCGCGAGGCGTTTGCGTTCCGCTTCCTGCGCGGAGAGGGCATGGTGCAAGAGGTGTTCAAGGCGTTCGCGCTTGGCTTGCACGTCCGCGAGCAAGCGCAGGTTCTCCTGATTCAACTCCGCCATTTCGCGTTGTTGGCGCAGCAAAGCCAGGTTCGTTTCGCGCAGACTATTCACCATCGTGTTGAATTCAGATTGCACCTCGCCGATTTCATCGCGCGCCCAAATCGGAATTTGGACGGTGAGGTCGCCGGCTTTGACGCGTCCCATCGCGCGCACAATATTTTGGAGTGGATGAACGAGGATTCGCGTAAAAATGACCGCCAGCCCCAAGCCCAGTAAAGCGACGCCGACAAAAACGGTCGCGGCTTGCTCAGTTAAAGCAATAAAGATTTGAGCTTGAATGGACTGCGCGCCGTGTATCTGGAGCAGTACGCCGAGACGCTCGCGGATGAACAATGCTCCACCAATGCCGCCAACCAAAAGCGGCAACACAATCAGCCCGATTACTTTGAGAGCAACCGGCGTCGCGCCAATCCATTGCCAGAAGATACCTATCCGTTCCTCCACGCGCGTCAAGATTGATTGATGCAATTTCATGCTCACAGTCCCGTTCCGATTCGGAAGACCACAACCCCGAACGTTCTTCAACACCTTCGCCAAAATCATAAATTGATCCGCGAATAACGCGAATCACGCGAATTTTCGAGACTGTAGCATGCCCGCCGGTAAAATGGCAATTGAAATTGCCCCGCGTGAGCCGTTGGCTGGTCGCCCGCCTACGCGGGCGAATTTCGCGTCCACGTAGGTGGACGCCCGGCGGAACGCCCACCAAAGGCGATTTCAATCGCCCCTGTCGGTCGCCTTGCTACACTGTCGAATAAAAAACACAATTAGCGAAGATGCGCGAGATTCGCGGATGAAGGAATACATCGGCGAAGGTATTGTTCTTACCAATGGATTATAAGCGTTCACCCAAATTTAGGCAAAGGTCATTCGGGGTGTGGGTGTGCGTCAAATTTTTGGGTGGTGAAAAAATCTTGCGAAGGTTGAACGGCAATCCTATTTGTTTTGCCGTCAAAACCTTCGCAAGGTTGAGTGTTCCAAAATTTTGACAGACACCCTCGGGGTGTGGTCGGGACAAGCCGCCCTCATTGCATGGTCGGGCGAATGCCACATTACTCAAATCCATTTCCGCAAGCGCGGATCGAGAAAATCGCGGAGCGTATCACCAAAGGTGTTGATCGCAAGCACGATACCGGCGATCAAGAGCGAGGGCCACAACACATACAGCGGCGATTGGTACATGTAATTGCGCGCCGCTCCGATGATCAACCCCCAGGACGGCGTCGGCGGGACGACGCCCAGACCCAGGAAACTCAGACCTGATTCGAGCAGGATCGTCGCGGCGGCAGTGAGACTGGCTTGCACGATCAGCGGCGAGAGAATGTTCGGCAAGATGTGTCGCCAGATCAAGCCGCGATTGTCCACGCCGACTGCCATCGCGACGGTGACGTACTCCATCGCCTTCACTTGCATCGTCGAAGCGTAAGCAAGCCGCGCGAACGTCGTCGAGTACAGAATGCCGATCACAATAACCAGGTTGGTGACACCGGGTCCCAGCAAGCCGACGACGACCATCGCGAGCAGAATCGGTGGAAAGCAAAGGAGCGCGTCCACGAGCCGCATCAAAATCTGTTCGATCCATCCGCGAAAGAATCCGGCGATGACGCCCAGGAACACGCCGATCACCATTGCCAACGTCGTCGCACCGACCGCGACGATGAGCGACGGTTGCGCGCCGTAAATCAAACGACTGAGCACATCGCGCCCGAACTCATCCGTGCCGAGCGGATTTTGTGGAGAAGGTGATTGTAAAACGCGAAGCGGATCAATCTTGAGCGGATCGTAGCGCGCGAGCACGGGCGCGAAAATCGCGACGAGCACAATCGCGAGAATGATCGCGCCGCTGACGAGCAACCAAAAGTAGCGTTGAATTTTTCGCCGCATTGCGACTGCACCTACGAGTAACGCACGCGCGGATCGAGCACGCCGTACAGCATATCCACGATCATGTTGAAGATGATAAACAAACTTGCCGAGGTCAGAATCACGCCTTGCACGATGGGATAATCGCGCCGACCCAACGCGGTGACGAGCAACGTCGAAAGTCCGGGCCAATTGAAAATGTACTCGACCAGCACCGAGCCGCCGATGAGTGTGCCCATTTGCAAACCGATGACCGTCACGATTGGAATGAGTGCGTTGCTCAACATGTGCCGCGTCACGACGACGCGCTCGTGCAGACCTTTGGCGCGCGCGGTGCGAACGTAATCCTGCTGAAAGACTTCGAGCATACTCGAACGCGTCATGCGCGTGATGATCGCCATCGGTCCAAGCGCGAGCGTGATCGCGGGCAAGGTCAAACGGCGCAGATGTTCGGTCCAACTATCGGTGATCGGCGCGTAGCCGGCAATCGGCAACCAACGCCAGGTGACGCCGAATAAAAGCACGAGCAACGTGCCAACAACATAGACCGGCGAGGAAATGCCAAGCGCGCCGAGGATCGAAAGCACGCGATCGGTGGGACGATTCCAACGTAACGCCGCGAAAATTCCCAGGGGTATGCCGATCAAGGTTGCCAGGATCATCGCGACGGTTACGAGTTCTAGTGTGCGCGGCAGGCGTTCCGCAATCGTGTCCCACACCGGCGAGCCGTCCACGAGCGACAAACCCAGGTCGCGTTGAATCAGTCCACCGAGCCAGCGCACGTACTGCACCGGCAGGGGTTGATCTAAACCCAGTTTCACGCGCACCGCTTCCACAACTTTAGGATCGGGCGTGCGTTCCGAACCCAGGATGATCATGACCGGATCGCCGGGGAGGAGATGCACCAAACTAAAGACAATGGTCTCGACGAGCAAGACCAACAGCAGAGAGATGAGTACGCGACGGATCAGAAATCGGCTCAAGGAGGTGACTCCGACCTCACACCCTACCCCCGTCCCCTCCCCCCTCTCCTCTAGCCACGCCCTTAAGGACGTGGCGAGAGGAGAGGGGGGAGGGGTGCCGAAGGCGGGGAGGGGGGTGAGGCAATCAGACTCTCGCGACGCGCGCTTGCCGCGTTTTGTCTTCGTCAATCGCGGTGCCGTTGTCTTTCAACACGACGCCGTACAGTTCGAGTGCGGCGCGCGCGGTGATCTTGCCTTCGATTATATCATGCAATACAGCGTGCGGATCACGCAACTTTGCCGCGCCATAGCCACCCGCCGCCGGTGTGCGAACGCTAATCAGGTCTTCGCCTTTGAGCGCGACATCCGAAACCTTGGAACTCAGTTTTGCTTCCGAGCCATCGGTGCGTTGCAGCAAAAATTCCCCGACCGCGCCTTCGCCCGCGCCATCAAGACCCCAGGGCGCCATGCGTTGCCGATCCGCCAAACCGGAAAACGTGACGCCATCGTGCAGCGCGCGAATGTCGCGCTGAATGCCCAGCCCGCCGCGATATTTTCCCGCGCCGCCAGAATCGGTGCGCAACGCGTACCGCTCGACGAGCAACGGATACTCGCGTTCGAGCGCCTCAATTGGCAGGTTCGACGTGTTCGTCATGTGAACTTGCACGCCGCTCAAGCCATCACCGGCGGAATGCGCGCCTTGACCGCCCGCAATCGTTTCGAGATAAACGTAGAACAGTCCGGTTTCCGGATGAATCCCGGAAAAGGTCGCGGTTGTTACACTGCTGTTGCTCGCCGCGATCACGCGGTCGGGCGCGGCTTTGGACATCGCGCCAAAAAATGTGTCCGCGATGCGCTGGCACGTATCAATGCGTTCGCCGACTGGCGCGGGCGCGCGGCAATTGACGATGCTTCCTTCCGGCGCGATCAAACGCAACGGACGATAGATGCCGTGATTCGATGGAATCGTCGGACCAACGAGTGCTTTGAAGCAATAAAACACCGTTGCCCAGGTTCCGTTGAGCGTCACGTTGATCGGTCCCGCGACCTGCGCGCTCGACCCGGTGAAATCCACTTCCGCATGATCGCCGTCAATCGTGACCTTGAGCGAAATTGGCACGGGCACACCCAGGTTGATGCCGTCGTCGTCCATGTAATCGGTGAACGAGTATGTGCCGGACGGCAGTGTCTGGATGCTCGCGCGCATCATCGCTTCGGCGTGATGGAGCAACGCGGCGACGGCTTGATTGTAGCGTTCGACGTCGTAATGCGCGACGACTTCGGAGAGGCGACGAATGCCCACGCGATTCGCGGCGATTTGCGCGCCCAGGTCGCCTTCGCGTTCCGCCGGCGTGCGACTGTTGAGCATCACAAATTCGATGGTCTCGTGAAGCACTTGATCGTTGCGGCAAATCGGTACGAGCGGAATGCGCAAACCTTCTTGGAAAATACTCGTCGCATCGCCCGACGTGCTACCCGGTACTTTGCCACCCAGGTCAGCGTGGTGCGCGATGTTCGCGACAAAGCCGATCAATTTATTCTCGACAAACACCGGCGCGACCATCGTAATGTCGGGCAAGTGCGTGCCGCCGCCCGAGTACGGATCGTTCGTCACAAACATATCGCCGGGGCGCAGTTGGTCGGCGGAATATTTTTTCAAGACCGCTTCGACAACACCCAGGAGCGAACCCAGGTGCATCGGCAAACTTTCGGCTTGCGCGATCATTTGTCCGGACGCGTCGAACACGGCAGTCGAACAATCGCGGCGTTCCTTGATGTTCGTCGAGTACGACGTGCGAATCAACGCGGCGGTGATTTCTTCGCTGACCGCGAGCAAACGATTGCTCAATACTTCGAGCGTTACGGGATCCATCGGCGAATTACTCAAAGAGGTCATTCTTCACTCCAAAAATTCTTTGAACCGCGAAGGCGCAAAGAACGCAAAGTGTTTTTATTTTTTCTCTTGGCGTTCTTTGCGTCTTCGCGGTTGATGTTTTCATTTCACATCAATCATCAAGTTGCCGTATTCATCCACGCGCAACGGCATTTGCGGCGGCAGCACCGTCGTCGCGTCCATCTGCTCGATGATCGCAGGACCGCTAAGGCAATCGCCTGCGCGCAAATCATCGCGCTGATACAATGGCGTTGGCGCATAACCACCGGCTTCTTCGAAAAAGACCTCGCGCTGTCCGAATGGTGTCGGCTGATTGCCGTTGCGCGGTGGACAAACTGGGATCGGCGCTTTGGGCAATTCGCCCACCGCAGTCAACCGAAAATTCACAAATTCGACCGGCGCTTGCGGACGGGCGTAACCGTACAAACGTTTGTGCTCTGCGTGAAATTTCTCCGCGAGTCCAGCAATCCCGGCTTGCGTCAAATCCTGGTCTTGAACCGGAATCGGCAGTTCGAAATTCTGACGCTGATAACGCGCTTCGATCCAACGCGTCAAACGGCGTTTTGCTTCGGGAACATTTTCCTTGTCGAGCGCGCGGCGACCATCGGCGACGAGTTCGTCGAAGATGCGAACAATCTTGGGCAACGATTCGGGATTCGGTTTGAGTGGGAGACTGCGGACGAAATCCACGCGAATGTCGGTGACGAGCAAGCCGAGCGAGCAAAGTGTCCCCGGCGCTGGCGGCACGAGCACGCGCGGAATACCCAGTTCCTGCGCGAGCGCAATTGCATGCACCGGACCCGCGCCACCGAACGCGACCATCGTAAACTCGCGCGGGTCGTAGCCGCGCTCGACGGAGACCAGGCGCATCGCGCGCACCATGTTCGCGTTCACCACATCAATCATCCCACTCGCCGCGTCAAGCACCGACAGTCGCGTCGGTTGTGCGATGTGGGTAAGAATCGCGCTCTCTGCATTTTCAGTTTTGAGCGCCATGCGTCCACCCAGGATGCGTTGCGGATTCATTCGTCCCAGCACGACATTCGCATCGGTCACGGTCGGGAGCGTGCCGCCGAAACCGTAACACGCCGGACCTGGGTTCGCACCTGCGCTCTGCGGACCGACCTTGAGCGCGCCGCCGGCATCGAGCCACGCAATCGAACCGCCGCCCGCGCCAATCGTCACGATGTCGAGCATCGGAATGCGGACGGGCAACCCTTCGACCGTGCGTTCCATCGAGAGCAAAGGTTGCCCGCGATGAATCAAACTAATGTCCGCGCTCGTGCCGCCCATGTCGAGCGTGATCAAATTGTCAAGCCCAACCAGGTGACCGACGTGCGTCGCCGCCATCACGCCCGCACTCGGACCCGACACGGCAGTTCGCACCGGCGAGGCGATGCTCTCCTGCAACGACAAGATGCCGCCGTTCGATTGCGTGATGTACGGGTCTTGACGAATGCCAACCTGGCGCACCGATGTTTGCAAATTGGTCAGGTAGCGGCGCATCACTGGACCCAGGTACGCATTGAGTACGGTCGTACTCAAGCGCGCGAATTCGCGAAATTCGGGAACGACTTGATACGACGCGGTGACGTACGCATCCGGAAACAAATCGCGCACGACGGACAGCGCGGTCTTTTCGTGATCGGGATTGACGAACGAGAACAAGAAACAGATCGCGATGGATTCGACGCCAGCGGAACGCAACTCGGCGACGGATTGTTTCAATGCGTTCACATCAATCGGCATACGCACGTCGCCGTTGTGATACACGCGTTCGGGAATTTCTTTGCGAAGATGACCTGGGACGAGCGGCGCGGGTTTTTCTTTTTGAAGATC contains:
- a CDS encoding 4Fe-4S dicluster domain-containing protein, translating into MIRYVMLIDLRLCTGCNTCSVACKQENNLPEGVWWTRVVTIGGNGDDLPAGNYPDLRLEYLPLACQHCAQGPCVDVCPSTATSRREQDGVVVQDPGLCIGCRSCMMVCPFTSVRVFADEQPRYALPFPTGDNPLVHRAHTVEKCTFCAHRLARSENPACVDVCPVQARKFGDLNDPTSEVAQLLAARLHFQLLVEKGTEPSVYYLT
- a CDS encoding molecular chaperone TorD family protein; amino-acid sequence: MITPTANTIETDPTLRACAILHQVARGRSQVYRWLALSFYAPDPELVSAVNSGRLVEEILLATVWFGEDRKKFLASLTKLRECTTLTLTDLENDYQRLFGKSIDRVPMRESAYRWREASALLETANELASSLRQHYGQFGVAPRENQEDLLPVELEFMAFLCARESDVWQVNASESARQLRLQERTFLDDHLGRWFPEFCRRVSDRAPSPFFDALIHLSDTWLDLEYGPGYLPARSL
- a CDS encoding GAF domain-containing sensor histidine kinase, with amino-acid sequence MLAVYFFYGAAFFAMGLAVALEARRSSELVLSRHLPWLAAFGLVHSAVEWCDMFMMVYLDGAPHGFLTGARMILLPLSALCLIRFGVGLVSEAGPLPEWLAFVPVALLVPLAFLVAYALTVAASGGMLKIATDVWSRYLLYFPGCLLAVFGFVRQWRGLSRGGIVQARRLMFGAAVAFLFNGIAAGLVVPTAPYGLAPWVNYESVRQLTGLPVQMWRALSAIAVAFFVVRALDVFEVEREQQLHALQLEHERDQTTALSAQRAEREIAENWTEGLVSISRRVADLENVEDVLGATVSLARKLLSSDLAALGLWNEDQSRLELKCLATAQGARHENLPTQTHPLIIEALRAHQAMRFPEDAPTAQEPWSCAMLGQKIHAVACVPLQLENQVLGGLWIGRVSPASFTPTDLIGLERLADQAVIALEHAAMTARLQSLAVTEERSRIAREMHDGLLQILGYLNLEMQTIEAFTRQGDLDSIRAELTKTRASINAAQADVRENVLSLRTTLAGDTGLIVALRDYIEEFGVQTSIQVQFVDQIQEPPRLSPLAEAQLVRIVQEALANVRKHAQASHVQVRLSKRHHAIQIGITDNGVGFQATTVKDHFGLQTMRERAESIHGVLTINSEIGIGTRVNLVLPVLES
- a CDS encoding response regulator transcription factor, with the protein product MTAPIRVLLVDDHAVVRTGVRLLLEKQSDMVVVGEAADGARAVRQTLDLQPDVVVMDITLPDFDGVEATRRIHATLPNAHVLALTMHDEDAYLVPFLQAGGAGYVRKSAADRDVVAAIRAVARGESFLQPEGVAAMVRDHQSPKPDRDPLSERERQVLVLTAKGYTSREIGDQLALSPRTVETYRERIMQKLGLAHRSELVEYALHHKLLD
- a CDS encoding molybdopterin-dependent oxidoreductase; protein product: MNSKTPIRILLGVPHVWLRETISQTLAANAEILVAQNRQDLMLQAQMKPDVVVAEPFAFGEPGLDLLRQLKSSAPSVPLIVLLPFDTRDYRDAAIRTGANGVVNIEDLTTELAPAVAEVLKRALLANGIANKIAQIAQDGAPLGESAYTRDGAELSLAQLSDQIVEQLAPTIPTMASQDSADQPDAAEKQTFLRGLTLTSKTVSTIAPTRTTRTACNLNCGSHFCGLNVTVRDNHVVKIEPADFPDERYRRICLKGISYTQMLAHPQRLLHPLKRAGARGSGKWQRLSWDQAIDEITTQMRTIATQYGDSSLMFFPYSGQLGTLNSMNGVYSRLASALGASAVSPAMYGVDSAVPSGIEDALGSGAGYTANDFTDLPNSKLILIWGGDPAQSRMNWWNSFLDAKRAGARLVTIDPRFSITASKSDAWLPIRPGTDLYLALALARLIIEQNWMNQDFVLRHTVAPLLVREDNGRFLRASDLQSDDESYLVWDAQQGRVVAPHQASAPALAGRYDIAGIACRTAFDRLREMLQPYTPAFVAEKTGIAPDHIFALARDFATTRPARIFTLYGIDRWHHGATFGRLMATLAALTGNLGIPGGGAGVDGFTDGVMFNHNFNSPDGKTHHPINPVMLSEQIISGRPYPIKAVWVAFGNWLNQWPNHAHLLNEVLPRLDLIVTADHFMTETARWSDYVLPAAMFFEREDMVKGPTPYIQYQPAIVPPPGECRSDFDIAALVAQKLGCGDYFTRAPREYLAEILAASDETTNTLSFDELCARGVLRRNVPAEPQVAHRDWKFNTPTGRVEFYVERLLPFNTALPNYEPPGEADPEGEQILRYPLVCITEHSRYRVHSTFSDAPWLRELDREPRAAMHPSVAAARQIQDGDWVRLFNERGFVVLRARLNQTVPPGTVYLTQGWQSKDFKAGHPQSLTYSGGNATNAFGVSTSLSDVLVEVVRAEVNAND